The following proteins come from a genomic window of Hydrogenobacter sp.:
- a CDS encoding LPXTG cell wall anchor domain-containing protein, translating into MSWLGIILLFLLASILFFLWRKNKKSCCQN; encoded by the coding sequence ATGAGCTGGTTGGGAATAATTTTGCTTTTTCTTTTGGCTTCCATCCTCTTTTTTTTGTGGAGGAAAAATAAAAAAAGTTGCTGTCAAAATTAG
- a CDS encoding type II secretion system F family protein: protein MALLYTGIDKDGKLRRGKIDASDINSAYRLLISQGIKPIKIEEEKKNILSREIIKRKPSQEDLSFALLQLSLLLSSGLNLTKALEVLREQTQDKRLSEAIASIKESIERGEPLPLAFKNAEIFPDFLVEMIKVAERGENLEEIFNIAGNFLQRISDVRARIISSLTYPTFVIVMSFLSVIVVIKFVVPKIASVLASFGKDLPLVTKMLLFISKIIGYLFYLSPFAIALLFFGIKASGREKIDALFLKIPIFGKVSYYFNLSRFAGSLRMALLSGIPLVKALSLSRGSLTNLYMRKSVEGIEEELFKGKSLSEVLKSTGIFPPLFINFVSTGEKGSELEKMLSLLEELYDKQAMRVISFWIRFAEPLSMLVIGLLVAFVVFSVILPITELSAGIKR from the coding sequence ATGGCTTTGCTATACACGGGTATTGACAAAGATGGCAAATTAAGAAGAGGCAAAATTGATGCTTCGGATATAAATTCTGCGTACAGGCTTTTGATTTCCCAAGGTATAAAACCCATCAAGATTGAGGAAGAGAAGAAGAACATACTGAGCAGAGAGATAATAAAGAGAAAGCCCTCTCAGGAAGACCTGTCTTTTGCACTTTTACAGCTTTCACTCCTTTTATCGTCCGGATTGAATCTCACAAAAGCACTTGAAGTACTCCGTGAACAGACACAAGACAAAAGACTTTCCGAAGCGATAGCTTCCATAAAGGAGTCCATAGAGAGAGGTGAACCGCTTCCTTTAGCTTTTAAAAATGCTGAGATATTCCCGGATTTTCTCGTGGAGATGATTAAGGTGGCGGAAAGGGGCGAAAATCTTGAGGAGATCTTCAATATAGCTGGAAATTTCTTACAGAGAATATCCGATGTTAGGGCGAGAATAATCTCTTCTCTGACTTATCCCACCTTTGTGATAGTTATGAGTTTCCTCTCGGTCATAGTAGTAATAAAGTTTGTGGTGCCGAAAATTGCGAGTGTGCTTGCAAGTTTTGGCAAAGATCTACCTTTGGTAACAAAGATGCTTTTGTTTATTTCCAAGATCATAGGCTATCTATTTTATCTTTCGCCCTTTGCGATCGCCCTTCTCTTTTTTGGAATAAAAGCCTCAGGTAGGGAAAAGATAGATGCACTTTTTTTGAAAATACCTATCTTTGGAAAGGTGTCTTATTACTTTAACCTGTCTCGATTTGCAGGAAGCTTGCGTATGGCTCTCCTTTCAGGTATACCTTTGGTAAAGGCACTTTCTTTAAGCAGGGGAAGTTTGACTAACCTTTACATGAGAAAAAGTGTGGAAGGTATTGAGGAGGAGCTTTTTAAGGGCAAGAGCCTATCAGAAGTGTTAAAAAGTACAGGTATCTTCCCACCACTTTTTATCAACTTTGTAAGCACGGGTGAGAAGGGTAGTGAGCTTGAAAAGATGCTATCATTACTTGAAGAACTATATGATAAGCAAGCAATGAGAGTAATAAGCTTTTGGATAAGGTTTGCAGAACCCTTGTCCATGCTTGTCATTGGTCTTCTCGTTGCTTTTGTAGTTTTCAGTGTAATACTACCAATTACAGAGCTGTCAGCAGGCATAAAAAGATAG
- the guaB gene encoding IMP dehydrogenase, with product MEAEQFSEGYTFDDVLLVPQYSEVLPHEVDVSTHLTKRIKLNIPIVSAAMDTVTESRLAIALAREGGIGIIHRNMPIEKQAEEVQKVKKSESGMILQPITVHPNNTVREAMQIMERYKISGVPVVDGSGMLVGILTNRDLRFLKSTDYDKPVSLFMTKEGLITAQERVTLEEAEEILQRHKVEKLPIVDKEGRLRGLITIKDIVKRKKYPNACKDEIGRLRVGAAVGTGPDTTRRVEALVYAHVDVIVVDTAHGHSKRVLETVEMIKSNYPHVDVIAGNVATAEGVRDLIKAGADAVKVGVGPGSICTTRVVAGVGVPQITAIMWAYQEAKDHGIPIIADGGIRYSGDIVKALAAGASAVMLGNLLAGTEEAPGETIYYQGRAYKVYRGMGSLGAMMSRFSSDRYGQESMEKFVPEGIEGRVPYKGRLSDIMFQLVGGIRSGMGYVGANNIKELREKAKFVKITYAGYRESHVHDVVITKEAPNYWVD from the coding sequence ATGGAGGCTGAGCAGTTTTCTGAAGGTTACACTTTTGATGATGTACTTTTGGTTCCCCAATACTCCGAGGTGCTTCCTCATGAGGTTGATGTATCTACTCATCTTACAAAGAGGATAAAATTAAACATCCCTATAGTTTCCGCTGCTATGGATACTGTCACCGAGTCAAGGCTCGCTATAGCTCTCGCTAGAGAAGGTGGTATAGGTATAATCCACAGAAATATGCCGATAGAAAAGCAAGCTGAGGAAGTACAGAAGGTAAAAAAATCCGAAAGTGGGATGATACTCCAACCTATAACTGTCCACCCTAACAACACTGTCAGAGAAGCTATGCAAATTATGGAAAGGTATAAGATCTCCGGTGTACCTGTGGTTGACGGTAGCGGTATGCTTGTTGGTATTCTTACCAACAGGGATCTTCGCTTTTTAAAATCTACGGATTATGACAAACCTGTCTCCCTCTTTATGACGAAGGAAGGATTAATAACAGCTCAGGAAAGGGTGACCCTTGAGGAAGCAGAAGAGATACTCCAAAGGCACAAAGTGGAAAAACTCCCTATAGTGGACAAAGAAGGGAGATTGCGCGGGCTTATAACTATAAAAGACATAGTAAAGAGGAAAAAGTATCCTAACGCCTGTAAGGATGAGATAGGAAGGCTTAGGGTAGGTGCAGCTGTTGGCACAGGACCTGACACTACAAGGCGTGTTGAAGCCCTGGTTTATGCTCACGTTGATGTGATCGTAGTGGATACAGCCCATGGGCACTCAAAGAGAGTTTTGGAAACAGTTGAAATGATAAAGTCCAACTATCCTCATGTGGATGTAATAGCTGGAAATGTGGCAACCGCAGAAGGGGTAAGGGATCTTATAAAAGCCGGTGCTGACGCCGTAAAAGTTGGCGTAGGTCCAGGTTCTATATGTACCACGAGGGTAGTTGCGGGGGTTGGTGTTCCACAGATAACAGCCATAATGTGGGCTTATCAGGAAGCTAAAGATCATGGTATCCCCATAATAGCGGATGGAGGCATAAGGTATTCGGGTGATATAGTCAAAGCTCTTGCTGCAGGTGCGAGTGCGGTCATGCTTGGGAATCTCCTCGCAGGAACTGAGGAAGCTCCCGGTGAGACCATATATTATCAAGGCAGAGCCTACAAGGTATACAGGGGGATGGGATCACTGGGTGCTATGATGAGCAGGTTCTCAAGCGATAGGTATGGGCAGGAAAGCATGGAGAAGTTTGTTCCAGAAGGTATAGAAGGTAGGGTACCTTATAAAGGTAGACTCAGTGATATCATGTTCCAACTCGTAGGAGGAATTCGCTCGGGTATGGGTTACGTTGGTGCCAATAACATAAAAGAGCTTAGGGAGAAAGCTAAGTTTGTGAAGATAACTTACGCAGGATATAGAGAATCACACGTTCATGACGTTGTGATAACCAAGGAAGCACCTAACTACTGGGTTGATTAA
- a CDS encoding YceD family protein, with translation MVTLNLKEIFKRRARFTGFYRLSPKELSLPADMGELKDPVNVYVEITKEKGGYHVHMEIEGNITLECSRCLSPFVREMSLSEDVRIEPYPMRDIVHIKPKDLDVSFFEDEESFNLVNLVREQIILSVPTKPLCDPQCKGIPLKEESKGDTRFAILKKLIKG, from the coding sequence ATGGTTACACTTAATCTAAAGGAAATATTTAAAAGAAGGGCGAGATTTACAGGCTTTTACAGATTATCACCAAAGGAGTTGAGCTTGCCTGCGGACATGGGAGAGTTAAAAGATCCGGTAAATGTTTACGTAGAAATAACAAAAGAAAAGGGAGGTTACCACGTTCACATGGAGATAGAAGGTAACATCACACTTGAGTGTAGTAGATGTCTCTCTCCGTTTGTTAGGGAAATGAGTCTTTCGGAAGATGTGAGGATAGAACCTTACCCTATGAGGGACATAGTTCACATAAAACCTAAGGATCTTGATGTGTCTTTCTTTGAAGATGAAGAGAGCTTTAATCTTGTAAATCTCGTAAGGGAACAGATTATACTTAGCGTACCCACCAAACCACTCTGCGATCCCCAGTGTAAAGGAATTCCTTTGAAGGAAGAAAGTAAGGGAGATACGAGATTTGCAATACTTAAAAAGCTTATAAAGGGATAA